A window of the Dongshaea marina genome harbors these coding sequences:
- a CDS encoding YejL family protein — protein sequence MPILSKYSDEQVESLMQQIQTLFDQNEAPADLRLMVLGNLTTHHINRLPQAQRMEIAQSFSAALTNSVKSSGH from the coding sequence ATGCCGATCCTCTCCAAATACAGTGATGAGCAGGTTGAATCCCTGATGCAACAGATCCAGACTCTGTTTGATCAAAACGAGGCACCCGCCGATCTGCGCCTGATGGTTCTGGGGAACCTGACTACCCACCATATCAACCGCTTGCCGCAAGCCCAGCGCATGGAGATCGCTCAAAGCTTCTCCGCGGCCCTGACCAACTCGGTCAAGTCCAGCGGTCACTAA